The DNA segment CCACGACGAAAAGGACTTTGAACTCTGGCTAGAGGAGTACACGGTCGGCGAGTTGTGGGAGAAGAATGTGCTGGGGGGTAGGCCGGGGCCGGATGGGGGGGCAGGGCAATGACGCGCGTCTGCATCATCTGTGAAGGGCAGACCGAAGAGACCTTCGTCAACGATGTCCTGGTCCGCCCTTTTGCGCATCGAGGCGTATACCTCTCGGCCGCCCTGATCGGAAAACCCGGCCATAAAGGCGGTCGCGTCAACCTGCAACGCCTCACGCGCGACCTTCGCGCCATCCTGGGCGACCCCGCCATCTACTGCACCACCTTCTTCGACTTCTACGGCCTCCCCGCCGAC comes from the Lujinxingia sediminis genome and includes:
- a CDS encoding DUF4276 family protein; this encodes MTRVCIICEGQTEETFVNDVLVRPFAHRGVYLSAALIGKPGHKGGRVNLQRLTRDLRAILGDPAIYCTTFFDFYGLPADSLVIPQPDRIQGDDWQGARRSV